The Desulfovibrio porci DNA segment GGCCAGACCCACCACAATGTTCAGACCCAGCGCCAGCATGACATAGAGCAGAGCCGAGATCATGATATTGGTCTGATAAAAGGAGCTGATCAGGGGCATGGTCAGCATGAACAGGGCCAGAACCGCCAGACCGCCCGTCTTGAGGCGGGGTCGCCCGCTCAGAGCCCGCAGGCCCGCGCCAAGCCCTTCGGGCAGGCGCAGCAGGGGCAGACCTTTGGCCTTGCGCGAAAAACACCAGTCCCAGATCACGGCCAGGACGAAAACTCCCGCGCCCAGCCAGAGAATACGGTCAAAACGCCACTGAACGGTTTCGTCAAGCGTGTTCAGCTTGATGCCCATGACCGGCAGGGTCAGCACCATGAACCATATCGCCGTGAGCACGGCCTTGAATACGCGCCGCATGGCTACACCTTCTGTACCTTGGCTTTGCCCAGAATGCCGTCGGGGCGGAAAATCAGAATCAGGATCAGAATGCCGAAGGCCAGAATATCTTCGTAGTTACCGGAGAAATAGCCGGTGGTGAAGCTCTCGGCCAGACCCAGCACAAGCCCGCCCACCATGGCTCCGGGAATGGAGCCGATGCCGCCGAGCACCGCCGCCGTGAAGGCTTTGAGACCAGCCAGAAAACCGATGCCGAAGTTGACCTGCCCCATGTGCGAGGCGATAAGCACGCCGCCCAGCGCGGCCAGGCCGGAGCCGATGATGAAGGTCAGGGAAATGATCCAGTCGGCGTTGATGCCCAGCAACAGGGCCATTTTACGGTTCTGGGCCGTGGCCCGCATGGCTTTGCCCATGCGCGTGTAGCGGATGAAGAGCGACAGGGAGACCATGGCCAGCGTGCTGACCAGAAGGATCAGAAAATCGCTGGGCCCCATGACGTAGTTGACGTATTCCAGAAATTCCATTTCCGGCAACAGGCGGGGGAAGGGCACGAAGTCGGAGGTCTGGGCCAGCAGCACGTAGTTCTGCAAAAAGATGGACATGCCGATGGCCGAAATCAGCGGGGAAAGGCGCGGCGCGCCGCGCAGGGGCTTGTAGGCCACCTTTTCCAGGGTGTAGCCGTAGGCGGCGCACCAGATCACGGCGGCCAGGGCGGCCACGACCAGAATGCCCCCGGCCGGGAAACCATATACGCCCAGAACCCCGGCCACCAGCAGGGCCGTGAAAGCGCCGAGCATATAGATTTCGCCGTGGGCGAAGTTGATGAGCTCAATGATGCCGTACACCAGAGTATAGCCCAAAGCGATCAGGGCGTAGATGCTGCCCCGGGTCAGTCCGCCGAAAAAGAGCTCTACGAAGAATTGGATGTCCATGCTTACCCGCACGCGGGCATGGGCCCGCCAGATTGCCGGAGCGCCGGCTGCCTGGTGAATGCTGCGAAGCGCCCGGAACATAAACCGCGCGCGCAATCGCCGCGCGCGGCGGACGCGGCACGGCCCGGAGGTCGCCGCACCGCCGCGGGGCGGAAAAGGGGCGCGGCGTGAGCCGCGTCCCGCCAGTGCTACTACTGCAACGTGATGCTGTGATCCAGCTCCACGAACTTGCCGTTTTTGACCTGGTAGATGGAAAGCGCCATACCGGCCGCGTCGCCCTTTTCGTTGAAGCTGATCTTGCCCAACGGCGTGTCCACCGGGTTGGTGCGCAGGGCTTCCTTGAGCTTGGCCGTGTCCGTGCCGCCCGTCTTTTCGATGGCCGCCAGCAGGCACTGGGCGGCGGCGTAGGCATTGTAGTAACCGAAGCCGGGCTCGCTGCCGTAGGCCTTGACGTGCGCTTCGCGCGCCTTTTTGTACTCGGGCAGGGTGCTGGTGTCCTTGGGATAGGAGGCGTAGACGCCTTCGCTGTCCTTGCCGGTCATTTTAAGGAAGGTTTCGTCCTTCACGCCGTCGGGGCCGATGAACGGGGTCGTCAGGCGGTCGCGGCGCATCTGCTGGATCAGCTTGGAAGCCACGGGCTGGTAGCCGCCGAAGACCACGATGTCGGGCTTGGCGCGGCGCAGCTTGCGCACCACGGCGGAAAAGTCCACGGCGTCCGGGGTGACGGCTTCAAAAAGCACGGTTTCCGCGCCGCCCTTTTCCATGAACACGCGGTTGTTGTCGGCAAAGCCCTTGCCGTAGTCGCCGTTGTCATGCAGGTAGGCGATTTTTTTGGCCTTCAGCTTGTTGAGCATGAAGTCGCTGGTCAGCCTGGCCTGCGCGTTGTCGTTGGCCACGGTGCGGAAAAAGAGCGGATTTTTGCCGTCCTCGGTCAGGCCGGGCGTGGTGGCCGTGGGAGAGACGGCGATGAGATTGGCTTCCTGGAACAGGGGCAGAGCGGCCTTGGTGGGGCCGGAGCAGATGGGGCCGATGACCACGCCGACCTTGTCGGAAATCAGCTTGGTGGCCGCGTTGGTAGCCATTTCGGGCTTGCACTGGTCGTCCTGGGAGATGACCTCCACCTTCTGGCCGAGCACGCCGCCCTTGGCGTTGGCTTCGTCCACGACGATCTTGGTGGCGTTCAGGCTGGGGACGCCATAGGAGGCAAGGTCGCCGGAATGAGCGCCCTGCACACCGATTTTAACGGGGTCCGCAGCCAGAGCGGGCGCGGTCAGCGCCACGCAGAAAGCCATTGCCGCAAGCCAGGTCATGCCTTTTTTCATCTGCTCCTCCTCCGAAAAAATGTGCATGCGGAGCGCGCTCCGCGAATGGATAGGGCCTTTCTATTGCATTATTGCGCGGATGCTGTCAATGCGGCCGCCGTTCCGGGCGCGGCGTCGCCGTTTTGTCATCTGTTCGTGACGCGCTCAACGCTGAAGGGGACTACTTCTGTGGAGCAAGTGAATCTGCTCCGGGCGACATTTACAACCAAGGTTGTTAGGGAGAACTGTTTCTGCTGATTCTGGTTTGTCTGATGATGCCGGCTGTGGACGCGTGCAACGATGCCGTGAATGTTGAAACCTGAAAAAAGCCGCGCGGCCCATTTCTGCCGCGCGGCTTTTTTCAGGTCAGGAGTTGCGTTCGCTTTTCTTTTTATGGCTGGAACGCAGATGGATGCGCATGGGCGCGTGGCTGATGCCGAAGATCTTGCGCAAGGCGCGTTCCAGGTAGCGGGTGTAGCTTTCCGGCACGCGTTCGGCGTCGCTGACGAAAAAGACAAAGGTCGGCGGCGCTGTTTCGGCCTGCGTAAGGTAGAAAAACTTGGCCCGCACCCGTTTGACCACTGGCGGCTGATGCTTGGCGAGCACTTCCTCCATGGCCCGGTTGAGCTGGCCGGTGGAGATACGCACCTGGCATTCTTCATGGATTTTTTGGGCCAGGGGCAGAATTTTTTTGAGTCCCGTTCCGGCCAGGGCCGAAACCGCCAGGATGGGCACATGCCCGCAGAAAGCCAGGGTTTCGGCCACATTTTTCTTGAGCGTGGCCAGGGCCTCGCGCGGCACCAGATCGCATTTGTTGATCAGGACCATAAAAGGAGTTTTGCGCGTGTCCAGCATGTCCATAAGCCGCTTGTCCTGCTGGCTTACGCCTTCGGTGGCGTCCAGGGTGAGCAGGGTCACGTCGACCTTGGTGCTGGATTTGATGGATGCGTTGACGGAAAATTTTTCCACGCTGTCGGTAATCCGGGTACGGCGGCGAACCCCGGCGGTGTCCACAAAGACGTAGTCCCGCCCGTCGCGGCGAAAGCGCACGTCCACGCTGTCGCGAGTGGTGCCGGCCACATCGGAAACGATCATCCGTTCCTCACCGGCCAGGGCATTGATCAAGGATGACTTGCCCGCGTTGGGGCGGCCCAGCATGGCCAGGCGCAGGGTCGGCGGGGCCGGGGGCTCGACGGCGGCTCCTTCGGGCAGCAGGGCGGCCAGATCCTCGCACAGGGCAGTGATGTTGTAGCCGTGCTCGGCGGAAACAGGCAGCAGGGGAAAGCCCAGCCGGTGGAATTCGGCCATCTGCTCGTCCTCGCGTTCCATGCCGTCCACCTTGTTGACCACGCAGAGAGTGGGCAGGCCCATGCGCCGCACATGCGCGGCCAGATATTCGTCCAGGGGCAGAAGGCCGTCGCGCCCGTCCACCACAAAGGCCACGGCGGCGGCTCCGGCCAGAGCGGCCTCGGCCTGGGCCAGGATGTCCCGCTCAAAGCCCCGGATGCCCGCGGGGCCCTCGGTCACGGCGGCATGCGCGTCCAGAGTGATGCCGCCGGTATCCACAATGCCGAAGGAGGGCAGGCCCTTGCGGCGCACCAAGCCTTCCATGCGGTCGCGCGTGACGCCGGGCCTGTCGTGGGTGATGGCCCGGTTGCTGCGAATCAGGCGGTTGAACAGGGTGGACTTGCCCACATTGGGGCGGCCCACCAGGACGATGTACGGAAGAGAGTCGGACACGGCGTTCCCTTGGTAGAGCGGCGGGCTGATGGCCGCCGGAATATTTTTCGGTGTAAAGGAACTTATATATCTTCATTTCCGGCCAAAGGAAAGCTTCCGGCCCCGGGAACTTCCGGGCGGAGGTCCGCCGGGACGGTCATGATTTCCGGCAGCACGCCCACGGCATGCTCTCCGGTCCAGTCCGGCAGGCAGGCGAACACGCGGCCGCCGGGCAGGATCACGCGTAAGGCGTGCAGGCGCATGGGGCCAGTTTGGGCGCGGCGCTCCGGCGGACCGTATTTGGCGTCGCCCAGCACGGGATGGCCCAGACTTGCCAGTTGTACCCTGATCTGATGAGTCCGGCCGGTGAACAGGCGGACCAGCAGTAGACTTTCGTGCCCGCGCACGCGCAGGGGCCGGACCAGGCAGAGGGCCTCACGGGCCTGTTCTTTCGTACCGACGCCCACGCTGCGCATTTTTTCATAGCCGTGCTCCGGTTCCTTGCACAGA contains these protein-coding regions:
- a CDS encoding branched-chain amino acid ABC transporter substrate-binding protein encodes the protein MKKGMTWLAAMAFCVALTAPALAADPVKIGVQGAHSGDLASYGVPSLNATKIVVDEANAKGGVLGQKVEVISQDDQCKPEMATNAATKLISDKVGVVIGPICSGPTKAALPLFQEANLIAVSPTATTPGLTEDGKNPLFFRTVANDNAQARLTSDFMLNKLKAKKIAYLHDNGDYGKGFADNNRVFMEKGGAETVLFEAVTPDAVDFSAVVRKLRRAKPDIVVFGGYQPVASKLIQQMRRDRLTTPFIGPDGVKDETFLKMTGKDSEGVYASYPKDTSTLPEYKKAREAHVKAYGSEPGFGYYNAYAAAQCLLAAIEKTGGTDTAKLKEALRTNPVDTPLGKISFNEKGDAAGMALSIYQVKNGKFVELDHSITLQ
- the der gene encoding ribosome biogenesis GTPase Der, producing MSDSLPYIVLVGRPNVGKSTLFNRLIRSNRAITHDRPGVTRDRMEGLVRRKGLPSFGIVDTGGITLDAHAAVTEGPAGIRGFERDILAQAEAALAGAAAVAFVVDGRDGLLPLDEYLAAHVRRMGLPTLCVVNKVDGMEREDEQMAEFHRLGFPLLPVSAEHGYNITALCEDLAALLPEGAAVEPPAPPTLRLAMLGRPNAGKSSLINALAGEERMIVSDVAGTTRDSVDVRFRRDGRDYVFVDTAGVRRRTRITDSVEKFSVNASIKSSTKVDVTLLTLDATEGVSQQDKRLMDMLDTRKTPFMVLINKCDLVPREALATLKKNVAETLAFCGHVPILAVSALAGTGLKKILPLAQKIHEECQVRISTGQLNRAMEEVLAKHQPPVVKRVRAKFFYLTQAETAPPTFVFFVSDAERVPESYTRYLERALRKIFGISHAPMRIHLRSSHKKKSERNS
- a CDS encoding branched-chain amino acid ABC transporter permease, coding for MDIQFFVELFFGGLTRGSIYALIALGYTLVYGIIELINFAHGEIYMLGAFTALLVAGVLGVYGFPAGGILVVAALAAVIWCAAYGYTLEKVAYKPLRGAPRLSPLISAIGMSIFLQNYVLLAQTSDFVPFPRLLPEMEFLEYVNYVMGPSDFLILLVSTLAMVSLSLFIRYTRMGKAMRATAQNRKMALLLGINADWIISLTFIIGSGLAALGGVLIASHMGQVNFGIGFLAGLKAFTAAVLGGIGSIPGAMVGGLVLGLAESFTTGYFSGNYEDILAFGILILILIFRPDGILGKAKVQKV